The Chitinophaga parva genomic sequence TTTCTTACATTGTGCGTCCAACTTTGAAAATTATCAATTGCTTATTGAGACCAGTAGCGTAAAACCAAGCTTGTGAGGGAGCATTTTAAACACCGGCTTCCATCATCATTAAGTGTCAGTTCGACCAAATGCATAAAATCCCGGAGAGGGGCTACAGTTGCGACTTTTCGCGACGGATTAAATTTTGTGAGTTTTTTGTTGCTACACTTGTTTTTTTGAGGCAACCGTATAACTTTGCGAACTACCGTTATTTGAAAATATCTAAATCCAAATAATTACTAACAACAACAGTTTAATCTTTAACAACTAAAAATTCAACTCAAAATGGCTGAGACTAAAACAACTGTGACTGCAGCTAATGCAAAGACGGCTTCTCATCAACCAGCGAAATCATCTAACCTGTTCTCCTCGCTGGCTGTGCCCATCTGCCTGGTGATCGGCTTCTGCCTGTACTACTTTGTACTGGGCAACCCCGCTAACTTCCAGGGTGGCAACGTTGAGGGCAAACCAGTTGAAGCGGGCATTGGAAAATGGTTTGGCACTGTTTATCACGGTGGTGTCGTGGTACCCATCCTGTTGTCAGTTCTGCTGACTTGCTTGACTTTCGTAATTGAGCGTGCACTGTACCTGAGCAAAGCTAAAGGTAAATTCAGCGGCGCTGAACTGGTAAGAAAAGTACAGTACCACCTGGCTAACAAAAACGTAGACGCTGCACTGGCTGAGTGCGACAAACAGAAAGGTTCTGTAGGTAACGTACTGAAAGCCGGCCTGAAAAAATACAAGGAAATGATCGGCAACACTGAGCTGGACACAGAACAGAAACTGCTGCAGATCAAAAACGAAATCGAAGAAACGACTGCCCTGGAACTGCCCATGATGGAAAAGAACCTGGTGTTCCTGTCCACTATCGCTTCCGTAGCTACCCTGCTCGGTCTGTTCGGTACTGTATTGGGTATGATCAAGGCGTTTACCGCTATGTCTGCCGGTGGCGCACCCGATTCTTCCCAGCTGGCACTCGGTATCTCAGAAGCGTTGATCAACACCGCACTGGGTATCGGTACTTCTGCACTGGCTATCATCTCTTACAACTACTTCACTACCAACATCGACGGTATCACTTACGCTATCGATGAGTCTGGCTTTACTCTGACTCAGAGCTTCGCCGCTAACCACAAATAATTTTTTTGTGTGGTTGTGTGGAATACGCACAGTTCTGAATCTAATGAGTAAATACTAAAACACGTAAAGATGCCAAAAGTAAAAATGCCAAGAAAAAGCACGGCCATCGACATGACGGCGATGTGTGACGTAGCTTTTCTGCTTTTAACTTTCTTTATGTTGGCTACGAAGTTCAAGCCGGACGAGCCGGTGACGGTAATCACACCGTCTTCTATTAATACACAGCTTTTACCGGATTCCGACGTGATGTTATTCACGGTTGACAAAGACGGTCGTGTATTCTTCAGCATGGACGGACAGCCCAAGAGAAGAAAGTTAATCGAGGACCTGAACACACAATATCATTTGGGTCTGGACGATAAAGAAATGAACAACTTTGCTGTAGGGGGTTCTGTAGGTACAGATATCAAAAATCTGAAAGCCTACCTGGGGATGAACGCAGACCAGCGTAAAGCCTCCGGCCTTGAAAAAGGCATTCCTACTGACTCAGTGAACGGCGAGTTGGGACAGTGGATCGAGTACGGTACTACTGCGCAGGCAGGCAGCTCCGGTCTTAACAAACTGTCTTACTGTATCAAAGCTGACAACCAGACGCCTTATCCGGTGATCAAAGACATCCTGGATACGTTTAAGAAGAAGCACATACAGAAACTCAACCTGGTTACCAACCTGGAAGCTATCCCCCCGGGAACCGCTGCTGCGCTGGCACAGGAAGAAACCAAACCGGCAAAGTAATTTGCTGATTACCAAACTGTAAAAAAGAGCGTACCATGGCAGAAATGGATACCAGCAGTAGTGGCGGGAAAGGTAAGAAACACGGTGGGACGAAATCCAAAAAACACTCTACCCGTGTGGATATGACACCAATGGTGGACCTCGGGTTCCTGCTCATTACTTTCTTCATGTTGACCACGACCATGTCCAAACCTAAAACGATGGACCTGATCATGCCGAAAGACACGAAGAACGAAGAAGAACAAAACAAGGTAAAAGAAAGTACCGCGTTGACCATATTACTGGGTGGAAAGGACCGCGTTTATTATTACGAAGGTCTGGCCCAGGATCCCAATGCTGCGGCAAATCCCGACTTCTTCAAGGCAACTACTTTCGCTGCAAAAGGCGGCATTCGTGATGAGATCATCAAGAAGAAAGAAGAAGTAGCCAAGCTTCGCAACGCAAAAGGCGAGCCCGAAGACGTAGTGGTGATCATCAAAGCATCTGACGAATCTACTTACAAGAACTTTGTAGGTATTCTGGATGAAATGGCAATCAACCGCATCTCCCGTTATGCTACCGTGGATATTACCGACCAGGATAAGACATGGATCAAGCAGACCGAAAATGCAAACGGTAATAAATAAGGAATGTAATTTTTGCATCCAAAGAAAACAGTAAACAATGGATTCAGCCAAAGCCTTACAGTCCGATTTTCTTGACATCCTGTTTGAGGGCAGGAATAAAGAATATGGGGCATATGAATTAAGGAAAAAATACGACAAGCGCGTTCGTAACGCGATCTTGGGTACCCTGGGTCTTTTCGTACTTCT encodes the following:
- a CDS encoding MotA/TolQ/ExbB proton channel family protein, translating into MAETKTTVTAANAKTASHQPAKSSNLFSSLAVPICLVIGFCLYYFVLGNPANFQGGNVEGKPVEAGIGKWFGTVYHGGVVVPILLSVLLTCLTFVIERALYLSKAKGKFSGAELVRKVQYHLANKNVDAALAECDKQKGSVGNVLKAGLKKYKEMIGNTELDTEQKLLQIKNEIEETTALELPMMEKNLVFLSTIASVATLLGLFGTVLGMIKAFTAMSAGGAPDSSQLALGISEALINTALGIGTSALAIISYNYFTTNIDGITYAIDESGFTLTQSFAANHK
- a CDS encoding ExbD/TolR family protein — its product is MPKVKMPRKSTAIDMTAMCDVAFLLLTFFMLATKFKPDEPVTVITPSSINTQLLPDSDVMLFTVDKDGRVFFSMDGQPKRRKLIEDLNTQYHLGLDDKEMNNFAVGGSVGTDIKNLKAYLGMNADQRKASGLEKGIPTDSVNGELGQWIEYGTTAQAGSSGLNKLSYCIKADNQTPYPVIKDILDTFKKKHIQKLNLVTNLEAIPPGTAAALAQEETKPAK
- a CDS encoding ExbD/TolR family protein, which produces MAEMDTSSSGGKGKKHGGTKSKKHSTRVDMTPMVDLGFLLITFFMLTTTMSKPKTMDLIMPKDTKNEEEQNKVKESTALTILLGGKDRVYYYEGLAQDPNAAANPDFFKATTFAAKGGIRDEIIKKKEEVAKLRNAKGEPEDVVVIIKASDESTYKNFVGILDEMAINRISRYATVDITDQDKTWIKQTENANGNK